The Hoplias malabaricus isolate fHopMal1 chromosome X2, fHopMal1.hap1, whole genome shotgun sequence genomic interval cacgcagacacacggagagaacacaccacactcctcacagacggtcacccggaggaaacccacgcagacacagagagaacacaccacactcctcacagacagtcacccggaggaaacccacgcagacacacggagagaacacaccacactcctcacagacggtcacccggaggaaacccacgcagacacagagagaacacaccacactcctcacagacggtcacccggaggaaagccacgcagacccagggagaacacaccacactcctcacagacagtcacccggaggaaacccacgcagacacacggagaacaaaccacactcctcacagacagtcacccagaggaaacccacgcagacacacggagaacaaaccacactcctcacagacggtcacccggaggaaacccacgcagacacagggagaacacaccacactcctcacagacagtcacccggaggaaacccacgcagacacacggagaacaaaccacactcctcacagacagtcacccggaggaaacccacgcagacacacggagaacaaaccacactcctcacagacggtcacccggaggaaacccacgcagacacagggagaacacaccacagctgtgttcgacacctacctgctgtgccaccgtgccaccctggtTAATAACATCTTAATTAACAAACCAGAATCTGGAGACAAAAGTAGCTATAAACCGGAGGCGATGGCCTTTCTGTTACTTGGGCTTTttttgaaggacagctgctgcaCCTTTGTTTACTGCTAGTGTGGGTCTTCTTCTTTATCTGATATCTCCAGTACTTTCACTGCATTTGTTGTTGGCTCATGTCTTTGAATGTTCATTCTTCATTCCAGATACAATCAACGTCTACGTCATGGTCAGTGGGAATACCTTGGGTTCCCACAAAGAGTTCATGAAAGATCTCTTGCGTTCGACCAATCTCCGTGTAGTGAAGTTTGTGGATGATTGCGACTACATCATCTGCTTTGTCCCCATCGTGTCTCGAGCTGGAACAGACATCGAAGCTGCTCTTCACAAGATCCCTGGTAAACACACGTGCACTGACAGCCACTTCATTACCTGCACCCACCTTGTGCATGGCCACTTTTTTCCCCAGTGAACAATGTTTAATGTGATACATTTGTGCAGATTTAATGCAGTTTGTATATTTTCTGGGTTTAACGTCATAGATTTATTTGTGGTTTATCTGTAATGTGTTTTTCTTCGTTCTCTGACTCCCAGAGCTCCCACGGGCCAGGCCTGTTGTTTTAGTGGTGCTCCACCACACGTTTGACCCAGACTTTGTTGCTCCGGACAGCAGTCGCTCTGTACACAACAGTAATGTGTTCACTGTGGACTGTCTGCaccatgaagaccaaggaatgCTGAAATGTATTCGCAACTCTGAGGCTCTGCAGAAAGTAAAAGAACGCGTGGGAGCACAGGAGGAATTCCCAGATCTTCCCAGTTACAGAGAAAATCCTGTTATTATTGAGTCCAATCCGGAGTATCCCAATAGGAATTTAAAGGTGGGTCTAGAGAGAGCAAGGCACAGTCATTTAGTTCAGTTTTATTATCAAGCACACAGTGGACATTCAGTCACGGAAAAGCGAAACGTCCTTCTGTCTACTTCTGTTCTGACAGGCAGAAGGACAtatgtatatttacaaatacacaTTCACATGGACAGCAGAATAGTCAGCAATGGAAACACACTGGATAAACATGTGCTTTAATAAATCCCATAATTTAATAATcccataattaataaataatccaTAACTGTGAATTTataggaaaaataaacaaaaacaaaagaagaaaaggtctATTTATGTGATCTTCCCTGTTATGAGCCTTAaaccttttttgtttgttaccATCTGTTACACATCTGCACACCCAGCGCCACCTGCTGGTACCAACCTGATTTACATCCACCACTGTGCCTCCTCAAGGTTAAAGAAATACCCTGAAAAATggtggttctacaagggttctttattaaagtaaATGGTTCCGTATGGAACCCTGAACACATGAAGAATCCTGTGCATTACtaaagggttcttcagactgattaatgtgctgtagatggttctataaaCACCTTTTAGAAAAAAGGTTCTATGCGGCACCAAAAACGGTTCCCCTGTTGttaatctgtctgtctgtctgtctgtttctatatgtctgtctctctatgtttctatctgtctgtctgtttatgtttctatctgtctgtctgtctgtctatatttctatctgtctgtctctgtctgtctgtctgtctgtttctatatgtctgtctctctatgtttctatctgtctgtctatctgtctgtctgtttatgtttctatctgtctgtctgtctgtctatatttctatctgtctgtctgtctgtctgtctgtctatgtttctatctgtctgtctgtctgtctatgtttctatctgtctgtctgtctatatttctatctgtctgtctgtctgtctatgtttctatctgtctgtctgtctgtctatgtttctatctgtctgtctctctatgtttctatctgtctgtctgtctatgtttctatctgtctgtctgtctatctatctgtttatctgtctgtctgtctatctatgtttctatctgtctgtctatgtttctgtctgtctctctgtctgtctgtctgactgcctgtttatctgtctgtctatgtttatatctgtctgtctgtctatctgtctgtctgtctatgtttctttctctgtctatctatctatctatctatctatctatctatctgtctgtctgtctgtctgtctgtctgtctgtctatctgtcggtctgtctgtctgtctgcctatctgtctgtttatgtatctatctgtctgtctatctatctgtttatctgtctgtctgtctatctatgtttctatctgtctctctgtctatctgtctgactgcctgtttatctgtctgtctgtctttgtttctatctgtctgtccgtctgtctgtctgtctgtctgtctatgtttctatctgtctgtctgtctatgtttctatctgtctgtctgtctgtctatgtttctatctgtctgtctctctatgtttttatctgtctgtctgtctatctatctgtttatctgtctgtctgtctatctatgtttctatctgtctgtctatgtttctatctgtctctctgtctgtctgtctgactgcctgtttatctgtctgtctatgtttctatctgtctgtctgtctatctgtctgtctgtctgtctgtctatgtttctatctctgtctgtctatctatctgtctgtctatctgtttatctgtctgtctatgtttctatctctgtctgtctatctatctgtctgtctatctgtctgtctgtctgtctatgtttctatctctgtctgtctatctatctgtctgtctatctgtttatctgtctgtctatgtatctatctctgtctgtctatctatctatctatctatctatctatctatctatctatctatctatctatctatctatctatctatctctatctatctatgtatctgtctgtctatctgtcggtctgtctgtctgcctatctgtctgtttatctgtctgtctgtctatctatgtttctatctgtctctctgtctgtctgtctgactgcctgtttatctgtctgtctatgtttctatctgtctgtctgtctatctgtctgtctatctgtttatctgtctgtctatgtttctatctgtctgtctatctatctatctgtctgtctatctgtttatctgtctgtctatgtatctatctgtctgtctgtctgtctgtctatgtatctgtctgtctatctgtcggtctgtctgtctgcctatctatctgtctgtctatctgtctgtctgtctatctgtctgtctgtctatctgtctttcTGCCTGTCTATGTATCCATCTGTCTGTCAGTCTATCAGTCTGTCTATCTGCCAGTTTGTAAAAATAGATTAACTGTAtttggtgctg includes:
- the LOC136677266 gene encoding uncharacterized protein gives rise to the protein MVQDTINVYVMVSGNTLGSHKEFMKDLLRSTNLRVVKFVDDCDYIICFVPIVSRAGTDIEAALHKIPELPRARPVVLVVLHHTFDPDFVAPDSSRSVHNSNVFTVDCLHHEDQGMLKCIRNSEALQKVKERVGAQEEFPDLPSYRENPVIIESNPEYPNRNLKVKDFCERYKWAPVWVPILLLVVLLIIILPATLTQRSH